A genomic window from Ilyobacter polytropus DSM 2926 includes:
- a CDS encoding formate/nitrite transporter family protein has translation MNKSFLNTVECAEAVVKLAIKKSHTKPSKVFLLGFMGGIFIGLAYVAYITVSQTLGGNFDAGFAKFMGATVFPVGIMLVLFVGGDLFTGNNLAFIGYCTKDVSLKEVLTNWISVWFGNFTGSIFVAWVAFMAGIFKSPAMHAATVSLAEHKVHLTFTEGLFSGFLCNILVALGVWMTFSATDSIGKIFSAWFPIMMFALSGYQHIVANMFVLSIAKMIEPSIYSAGTAITHNLFPVTIGNLLSGGIFIPVIYYTLYLKKENQ, from the coding sequence ATGAACAAGAGTTTTTTAAATACAGTAGAATGTGCTGAAGCCGTTGTAAAACTGGCCATAAAAAAATCCCACACCAAGCCTTCAAAGGTTTTTCTGCTTGGGTTTATGGGAGGAATCTTCATCGGTCTCGCCTATGTGGCATATATAACCGTTTCCCAGACTTTAGGAGGAAATTTTGACGCTGGTTTTGCAAAGTTTATGGGTGCCACAGTATTCCCAGTGGGGATAATGCTTGTTCTTTTTGTAGGTGGCGACCTTTTTACTGGAAACAACCTGGCCTTTATTGGTTACTGTACAAAGGATGTCTCTCTGAAAGAGGTTTTGACAAACTGGATATCTGTATGGTTCGGTAACTTCACCGGGAGTATATTTGTGGCCTGGGTGGCCTTTATGGCAGGAATTTTCAAAAGCCCCGCTATGCATGCAGCAACCGTAAGTCTGGCTGAGCACAAGGTTCACCTTACATTTACAGAGGGACTTTTTAGTGGTTTTCTTTGTAATATTCTAGTGGCTTTAGGAGTATGGATGACATTTTCTGCCACAGATTCCATAGGTAAGATTTTTTCAGCCTGGTTTCCAATTATGATGTTTGCCTTATCTGGATACCAGCACATCGTTGCAAACATGTTTGTTCTTTCCATAGCAAAGATGATAGAGCCTTCCATTTACAGCGCGGGGACTGCTATCACTCACAATCTCTTCCCGGTAACAATAGGGAACCTTCTTTCAGGAGGAATATTTATTCCTGTTATTTATTATACACTTTATCTCAAAAAAGAAAACCAGTAA
- a CDS encoding leucyl aminopeptidase codes for MYFKIVKNLKKNYSKNVILYTEGKVEVCNFISDENKVLLSKLIDEKKFKAKMGETLEASFLEYGNLINMVLVGVGKEKDVTRDSIIKSVYKALKDFSGEVLISSEEDKLKNIDAIAEAAYHINYKFGKYKTEAKNDKPLVMEYFDPEAKSGTIEGQVLGEAVNITRDLVNEPANVIYPKTLAIEAMTLGSKFGFDVEVLEEYQIGEIGMEAFLSVARAAEKRPRLIIMKYFGDKKNPDKITGLVGKGLTYDTGGLSLKPSDSMLEMKCDMGGAATVIGAMCAASKMKVEKNIIAVIAACENSIGGNAYRPGDVIGSMSGKTIEVTNTDAEGRLTLADAVTYIVRNEKVSEVIDIATLTGGIVVALGTTVTGVFSNSESMYNKLENSGEVFGEKLWRMPIFDDYKELVKSDIADLKNSGGRWGSAPSAAKFIEEFSEGIPWMHIDIAGTAFVTARKDYFPKGATGNMVRSLYGYLKTK; via the coding sequence ATGTATTTTAAAATTGTAAAAAATCTTAAAAAAAATTATTCTAAAAATGTGATTCTTTATACTGAAGGTAAAGTAGAAGTTTGTAACTTTATATCAGATGAAAATAAAGTTCTTTTGAGTAAGCTTATTGATGAAAAAAAGTTTAAGGCTAAAATGGGAGAAACCTTAGAAGCCAGTTTTTTAGAATACGGGAATCTTATTAATATGGTTCTTGTAGGAGTGGGGAAGGAAAAAGATGTGACACGTGACTCTATAATAAAGTCAGTGTACAAGGCTCTAAAGGATTTTTCTGGAGAGGTACTTATAAGTTCTGAAGAGGATAAGCTAAAAAATATAGATGCCATTGCAGAGGCGGCCTATCATATAAATTATAAGTTTGGAAAATATAAGACAGAGGCAAAAAATGACAAGCCTCTTGTTATGGAGTATTTTGATCCAGAAGCAAAGAGCGGGACTATAGAGGGGCAAGTTTTAGGTGAGGCTGTAAATATAACTAGAGACCTTGTAAATGAACCTGCAAATGTTATCTATCCTAAGACTCTTGCAATTGAAGCTATGACACTAGGATCAAAATTTGGATTTGATGTAGAAGTCCTAGAAGAATATCAAATCGGTGAAATTGGAATGGAAGCTTTTCTTTCGGTGGCACGTGCTGCAGAAAAAAGACCACGACTTATTATAATGAAATATTTCGGGGATAAAAAGAATCCTGATAAAATAACGGGACTTGTGGGTAAGGGTCTGACTTATGATACAGGTGGACTTTCTCTTAAGCCTAGTGACAGCATGCTAGAGATGAAGTGTGACATGGGAGGGGCTGCCACTGTCATAGGGGCTATGTGTGCAGCATCTAAGATGAAGGTGGAGAAAAATATAATCGCCGTAATAGCTGCCTGTGAAAACTCTATAGGGGGAAATGCATACAGGCCTGGGGATGTCATAGGAAGTATGTCAGGTAAGACAATAGAGGTAACAAATACAGATGCAGAAGGAAGATTAACCCTTGCAGATGCAGTTACTTATATAGTAAGAAATGAAAAAGTAAGTGAAGTTATAGACATAGCAACACTTACAGGGGGTATAGTCGTAGCTCTGGGAACAACAGTAACAGGAGTATTCAGTAATAGTGAATCAATGTATAATAAACTTGAAAACTCAGGAGAGGTATTCGGAGAAAAATTATGGAGAATGCCTATATTTGATGACTATAAAGAGCTTGTAAAATCAGATATTGCCGACCTTAAAAACTCAGGAGGAAGATGGGGAAGTGCTCCTAGTGCTGCGAAATTTATAGAGGAATTCTCAGAAGGAATCCCTTGGATGCACATAGACATAGCCGGGACGGCCTTTGTAACTGCTAGGAAGGACTATTTTCCTAAAGGAGCTACGGGAAATATGGTTAGGTCTCTATACGGTTATCTAAAGACAAAATAA
- the pflB gene encoding formate C-acetyltransferase, whose translation MKKFDPWSDFKEGKWHKNIDVRDFIQKNYTPYEGDESFLSGPTERTRELFEKFEELRKIELERKGVVDINTDTVSSLLTYDAGYLDKDKEIIVGIQTDKPLKRGVNPFGGIKMTRQAVEAYGYELDQKIEDYFAYKTTHNDGVFRVYNEAMKTARSTGMITGLPDAYGRGRIIGDYRRVSLYGVDRLLDEKKKDKIIYGRKKMTEENIRLLEELYKQIDFLKKMKDMAKLYGYDISAPAKDSKEAVQWLYFAYLASVKEQNGAAMSLGRVSTFLDIYFQRDIKRGILTEKDSQEIIDDFVLKLRMVRQLRTPEYNELFAGDPNWITEVIGGTGTDGRTMVTKSSYRFLNSLYTLAPAPEPNLTVLWSETLPENFKRFCAKVSMDTDSIQYENDDLMRSRYGDDYGIACCVSAMKIGKQMQYFGARCNMPKILLMALNGGKDEVSGKQTGPEMESFQSKPLNYEDVMKRLKLYREWLCELYVNTMNIIHFMHDKYSYEKTQMALHDTEVERSMAFGMAGLSVVADSLSAIKYAKVTPVKNEEGIITDFDVEGDFPKFGNNDDRVDSIAAELTEDFIKDLKKHETYRNAEHTLSILTITSNVVYGKKTGSTPDGRKKGEPFAPGANPMHNREKKGALASLTSVAKIPYDACRDGISCTFSIPPKTLGKTEEDRKTILTSILDGYFSQNAHHLNVNVLDKEKLEDAMIHPEKYPNLTIRVSGYAVNFNSLSIEQQKEVISRTFHNEI comes from the coding sequence ATGAAGAAGTTTGATCCATGGAGTGATTTTAAAGAGGGCAAATGGCACAAAAATATTGATGTAAGGGATTTTATACAAAAAAATTATACTCCCTATGAGGGAGATGAATCATTTTTAAGCGGACCCACTGAAAGGACAAGGGAACTTTTTGAGAAATTTGAAGAACTGAGAAAAATAGAATTAGAAAGAAAAGGCGTGGTAGATATAAATACAGACACTGTATCTTCACTGCTGACTTATGATGCGGGTTATCTAGATAAAGATAAAGAGATAATAGTAGGGATACAAACTGATAAACCCCTAAAAAGAGGAGTAAATCCCTTTGGTGGGATAAAGATGACGAGACAGGCTGTAGAGGCCTATGGTTATGAACTTGACCAGAAGATTGAGGACTACTTTGCATACAAGACTACTCATAATGATGGTGTTTTCAGGGTTTATAATGAGGCTATGAAGACAGCAAGGAGTACGGGGATGATAACAGGACTTCCAGATGCCTATGGAAGAGGTAGAATTATAGGGGACTACAGAAGAGTATCCCTATACGGAGTAGATCGCCTTTTAGATGAAAAGAAAAAAGATAAAATAATATACGGTCGGAAAAAAATGACCGAGGAAAATATCCGCCTCCTAGAGGAGCTTTATAAACAGATAGATTTTTTGAAAAAGATGAAAGATATGGCCAAGCTTTATGGGTATGATATATCGGCTCCGGCTAAGGATTCTAAGGAAGCTGTTCAGTGGCTTTATTTTGCCTACTTAGCATCAGTAAAAGAACAAAACGGTGCCGCTATGTCCCTAGGACGGGTAAGTACGTTTCTGGATATTTATTTTCAGAGGGATATAAAGAGAGGGATTCTAACAGAAAAAGATTCTCAGGAGATAATAGATGATTTTGTACTAAAGCTTAGAATGGTAAGGCAGTTAAGGACTCCAGAATACAATGAACTTTTTGCAGGAGATCCCAATTGGATAACTGAAGTTATAGGGGGAACCGGGACAGACGGGAGAACAATGGTTACCAAAAGTTCTTACAGGTTTTTAAACTCCCTCTATACCCTAGCTCCGGCACCCGAACCAAATCTCACAGTGCTTTGGTCAGAGACCCTTCCTGAAAACTTCAAGAGGTTCTGTGCCAAGGTATCCATGGACACTGATTCTATACAGTATGAAAATGATGACCTTATGAGGTCTAGATACGGAGATGATTATGGGATAGCCTGTTGTGTATCGGCTATGAAGATAGGGAAACAGATGCAGTATTTCGGAGCCAGATGTAATATGCCAAAAATCCTTCTCATGGCTTTAAACGGAGGAAAAGACGAGGTTTCAGGTAAACAAACAGGTCCAGAGATGGAGTCCTTTCAATCGAAACCTTTGAATTATGAAGATGTAATGAAAAGACTGAAACTTTACAGAGAATGGCTCTGCGAACTCTATGTAAACACTATGAATATTATTCACTTTATGCACGACAAGTATTCCTATGAGAAGACTCAGATGGCTCTTCATGATACTGAGGTAGAAAGGTCTATGGCTTTTGGAATGGCTGGTTTATCTGTGGTAGCTGATTCCTTAAGTGCCATAAAATATGCCAAGGTTACACCTGTAAAAAATGAAGAAGGTATAATCACAGACTTTGATGTAGAGGGAGATTTCCCAAAATTTGGAAATAATGACGACAGAGTTGACTCTATAGCTGCAGAACTAACAGAAGATTTCATAAAAGATCTGAAAAAACACGAAACTTACAGAAATGCAGAGCACACCCTATCTATACTGACCATAACTTCCAACGTTGTCTATGGAAAGAAGACAGGTTCAACTCCAGACGGAAGAAAAAAAGGAGAACCTTTTGCACCTGGAGCCAATCCAATGCATAACAGAGAGAAAAAAGGTGCCTTAGCATCTCTTACTTCTGTGGCGAAGATTCCTTATGATGCATGTCGTGATGGAATATCATGTACATTTAGCATTCCACCAAAGACTTTAGGGAAGACTGAAGAGGACAGAAAGACTATTCTTACTTCTATATTAGATGGTTATTTTTCTCAGAATGCCCACCATCTAAATGTTAATGTGTTGGACAAGGAAAAACTAGAAGATGCCATGATTCATCCGGAGAAATATCCAAATCTCACTATACGTGTATCAGGATACGCTGTAAACTTCAATTCTCTTAGCATAGAACAACAAAAAGAGGTTATAAGCAGAACTTTTCATAATGAAATATAA
- a CDS encoding GNAT family N-acetyltransferase, whose translation MKLNFRIFPVIKTERIVLRNFYKRDIENIYNIRTCDEVMKYMDAPKMGSLEETERFLNFTLKTHREEKALNWVITQKDSEEMIGYIGFWRIDKGHYRGELGYALDKNFWNMGIMSEAVEEVLKFGFENMGLNSIEANVNPLNTKSINLLEKCGFKREGYFRENYYFNGNFIDTATFSIIKKDYKSQQVFQPNKAVTKVKYLNKFVTAPKNLFFNKK comes from the coding sequence ATGAAATTGAATTTTCGGATTTTTCCTGTGATAAAAACTGAGAGAATTGTTCTTAGAAATTTTTACAAAAGAGATATAGAAAATATCTACAATATCAGAACCTGCGATGAGGTTATGAAATACATGGATGCGCCTAAAATGGGGTCTTTAGAGGAGACAGAAAGGTTTTTAAACTTTACCCTAAAGACTCACAGAGAAGAAAAAGCCTTAAACTGGGTGATAACTCAAAAAGACTCTGAAGAAATGATTGGCTATATAGGATTTTGGAGAATAGATAAAGGGCACTACAGAGGCGAGCTTGGATATGCCCTAGACAAAAATTTCTGGAATATGGGAATCATGAGTGAGGCTGTAGAAGAAGTATTAAAATTTGGATTTGAAAATATGGGGCTCAACAGTATAGAGGCAAATGTGAATCCTCTAAATACAAAATCTATAAATCTTTTGGAAAAATGCGGATTCAAAAGAGAGGGCTACTTTAGGGAAAATTATTATTTTAACGGTAATTTCATAGACACCGCAACTTTTTCTATAATAAAAAAAGATTACAAGTCACAACAAGTTTTTCAACCCAATAAGGCTGTTACAAAAGTAAAGTATCTTAATAAATTTGTAACTGCCCCTAAAAATTTATTTTTTAATAAAAAATAA
- a CDS encoding EAL domain-containing protein, which translates to MEKNNYYQRAFEKVEFKFIPVYYLKTGKIYGYKIIKDFSKLGFEDKNEMYEMVAEENYFEFFILKIKEKAMKLAKEKGYLDKKLFYTLRVNYINDSEFLFASIETMLKKYNLNKENICFELKGFKSWNDVEELLEYRDEGYDLLFKETAEAPISTSLISYTEPDMVEIMNLEEKELIKLVKKYGGKIIYKIPDDKPYDKKDLSKLGINFIYKK; encoded by the coding sequence ATGGAAAAAAATAATTACTATCAAAGAGCCTTTGAAAAAGTTGAATTTAAATTTATACCGGTATATTATCTGAAGACGGGAAAAATATACGGTTATAAGATTATCAAGGATTTTTCAAAATTGGGGTTCGAAGACAAAAATGAGATGTATGAGATGGTAGCAGAGGAAAATTATTTTGAATTTTTTATATTAAAAATAAAAGAAAAAGCTATGAAACTGGCCAAAGAAAAGGGATACCTCGATAAGAAGCTTTTTTATACCCTCAGGGTAAACTATATAAACGACAGTGAATTTCTTTTTGCAAGTATAGAGACAATGCTGAAAAAATACAATCTTAACAAAGAAAATATATGCTTTGAGTTAAAGGGCTTCAAATCATGGAATGACGTTGAGGAACTCTTAGAATACAGAGATGAAGGATACGATCTTTTGTTCAAAGAAACTGCAGAGGCTCCTATAAGCACCAGTCTGATATCCTATACAGAACCAGATATGGTGGAAATAATGAATCTAGAGGAAAAAGAACTTATAAAATTGGTAAAAAAATACGGTGGTAAAATTATATACAAAATTCCTGACGATAAACCTTATGATAAAAAAGATCTCTCAAAACTGGGGATTAATTTCATATATAAAAAATAA
- a CDS encoding GrdX family protein: MKYIIVTNNSKVYNFYKETDEIIHLKDGAFSEVLSLVREKVHEGHVLLSDPIFSNIECCENPFKSIAISVVTDPENEESVKLMEGAMKISKKLICSQNYKSLPSEILEEYRFIDLNLIRDGINEIR; the protein is encoded by the coding sequence ATGAAATATATTATTGTAACGAACAATAGTAAAGTTTATAATTTTTATAAAGAAACAGACGAGATTATTCACCTGAAAGATGGTGCTTTTTCAGAGGTACTAAGTCTTGTGAGAGAAAAGGTTCATGAGGGACACGTCCTTCTTTCTGATCCTATTTTTTCAAATATAGAATGCTGTGAAAATCCTTTTAAATCAATAGCTATATCAGTAGTTACTGACCCTGAAAATGAAGAATCAGTTAAGCTCATGGAAGGGGCCATGAAGATTTCAAAAAAACTCATATGCTCGCAAAATTACAAATCTCTGCCATCTGAAATACTAGAAGAATATCGTTTTATCGACCTCAATCTCATAAGAGACGGAATCAATGAGATAAGATAA
- a CDS encoding PhoH family protein has product MANYIVDTNIIIANPFFLREFQECTVMIPIYVLEELDKLKSREGNSGFRARQFLRNFKDIEEKGNLLQGIELKNGVILKSTLEKPAVELPENFDVNYVDNKILSIMLAEAHKNDILLTKDISMRIKASSMGIKCKHLDMSDKHKLDDLYNGILEIKVSEESVKKFYSENGIDPKELGIEIIHPNQFFIGYTDYSYSKIIGRYDSEKEKIVKLHNEDYTVFGVKAKDVRQKFALEALLNPKIPFVSITSRQGCGKTLLALAAALEQVIEQSMYSKVIIGKNTSPIDKWNYQGFTTGATEEKLLTHFGNYTTTLENLQSIRGKRSKSGADMLNALINQDKLEILDISSILGSSFIDKIVIIDEAQSFDAHAIRSIITRIGDNCKLILIGDIAQQTISRLDPDKSGLYVAIEWLKDIPETAHITLDRVHRSTFVDKASRIFDKKMFG; this is encoded by the coding sequence ATGGCCAATTACATAGTGGATACTAACATCATAATTGCAAATCCATTTTTTTTAAGAGAATTCCAAGAATGCACTGTAATGATTCCCATCTATGTTTTAGAGGAACTTGATAAACTAAAATCCAGAGAGGGAAACAGCGGTTTCAGAGCCAGACAGTTTCTGAGAAACTTCAAGGATATAGAGGAAAAGGGAAATCTTCTGCAGGGAATAGAGCTGAAAAATGGTGTTATTTTAAAGAGTACCCTTGAGAAACCGGCAGTGGAACTTCCAGAAAATTTTGATGTCAATTATGTGGACAACAAAATTCTTTCTATAATGCTTGCCGAGGCCCATAAAAACGATATTCTCCTTACAAAGGATATCAGTATGAGGATCAAGGCATCTTCTATGGGGATAAAGTGCAAACATTTAGATATGTCTGACAAGCACAAATTAGACGATCTTTACAACGGGATTTTAGAGATAAAGGTCAGCGAAGAAAGTGTAAAAAAGTTTTATTCTGAAAACGGCATAGATCCAAAGGAACTGGGTATAGAGATAATACACCCAAACCAGTTCTTCATAGGATACACCGACTATTCCTACAGCAAGATCATAGGACGGTACGACTCTGAAAAAGAAAAAATAGTAAAACTTCACAATGAAGATTACACTGTCTTTGGAGTCAAAGCCAAGGATGTAAGACAAAAATTTGCCCTAGAGGCTCTTTTGAATCCCAAAATACCATTTGTCTCTATTACCTCAAGACAGGGATGCGGTAAGACACTATTAGCCTTAGCCGCCGCACTAGAACAAGTCATAGAACAAAGCATGTACAGTAAGGTTATTATAGGAAAAAACACCTCTCCCATAGACAAGTGGAATTATCAGGGATTTACCACCGGAGCCACTGAAGAAAAACTTTTGACACATTTTGGAAACTATACTACAACCTTAGAAAACCTCCAGAGTATCCGTGGCAAAAGAAGCAAAAGCGGAGCCGATATGCTAAATGCCCTCATAAATCAGGATAAACTTGAAATATTGGACATCTCCTCTATACTCGGGTCTAGCTTTATAGACAAAATAGTAATCATAGATGAGGCCCAGTCCTTTGACGCTCACGCTATAAGGTCTATTATCACCAGAATAGGAGACAACTGCAAACTCATTCTAATCGGTGATATTGCCCAGCAGACAATCTCGAGGTTAGACCCGGACAAATCCGGTCTTTACGTAGCGATAGAATGGCTCAAAGATATCCCTGAGACGGCTCATATTACCCTTGACAGAGTTCACAGAAGTACTTTTGTAGACAAGGCCAGCCGTATCTTCGATAAAAAAATGTTTGGATAA